One genomic segment of Salinigranum rubrum includes these proteins:
- a CDS encoding PAS domain-containing protein, producing the protein MNAVEGDRSRRALERRTQTLETLISNLPGVVYRCRLTPEWPMEFVGGECEELTGYPASMLEAGDVVWGDDVLHPDDRDAMWGAVTQGLSADNSFEVTYRIVTRGGTTKRVWERGREVSAPDDEYGYLEGFITALGQDDPPTDES; encoded by the coding sequence GTGAACGCGGTCGAGGGCGACCGGTCGCGACGAGCGCTCGAACGACGAACCCAGACGCTGGAGACGCTCATCAGTAACCTCCCGGGCGTCGTCTACCGCTGTCGGCTCACCCCGGAGTGGCCGATGGAGTTCGTCGGCGGCGAGTGTGAGGAACTCACCGGGTATCCGGCGTCGATGCTCGAGGCCGGCGACGTCGTCTGGGGCGACGACGTCCTCCACCCCGACGACCGCGACGCGATGTGGGGGGCCGTCACGCAGGGGCTCTCGGCGGATAACTCCTTCGAGGTGACCTACCGAATCGTCACGAGGGGCGGGACGACGAAGCGGGTGTGGGAGCGCGGTCGCGAGGTGTCGGCCCCCGATGACGAATACGGATACCTGGAGGGGTTCATCACGGCCCTCGGCCAGGACGACCCGCCGACCGACGAATCGTGA
- a CDS encoding DUF7331 family protein — protein MVDSTRSDGRDRAADHDPAVEVETYEVDGGTVFFDAENPLAWVEATRTVRLTDVA, from the coding sequence ATGGTGGACTCCACCCGATCCGATGGACGGGATCGCGCCGCAGACCACGACCCCGCTGTCGAGGTCGAGACATACGAGGTCGACGGCGGCACCGTCTTCTTCGACGCCGAGAACCCCTTAGCGTGGGTCGAGGCGACGCGTACGGTGCGACTCACCGACGTCGCTTAA
- a CDS encoding VRR-NUC domain-containing protein — MTHHSVTRTLSDLSFAVYEIESGDVDTYDPIDDSWVWHGNPIQGDAERAVERLFETTLGYGVRNIDHKQKYPLQNALGLKLNHSRRSFISYPPEWVPEYLTNEIVSKSSSVGDADPLDLVERDGIPDLLVYTKESPHECTLVEVKMPPETFEPTQIEWFKQFPFLDIRVACVFESQNQRDQFISSYTVEKLLQNVAQEAPDRPELPPSELRDVIEQVEVGDRILFNERQSPYTVVSTDATRSTNQREVSGIEVQSRNGNTYVLSEAGDWYCGNGPYCRSLWWAELITDS; from the coding sequence ATGACCCATCACTCTGTCACGAGAACGCTAAGTGACCTTTCTTTTGCGGTGTACGAAATTGAGTCAGGTGATGTTGACACGTACGACCCGATAGACGACTCGTGGGTGTGGCATGGTAATCCAATACAAGGTGATGCTGAACGGGCAGTAGAGCGATTATTCGAGACTACTCTTGGGTATGGTGTCCGAAATATCGATCACAAACAAAAGTATCCACTTCAGAACGCGTTAGGACTCAAACTAAACCATTCCCGACGAAGTTTCATTTCGTATCCGCCTGAGTGGGTTCCAGAATATCTAACGAACGAGATTGTATCGAAATCGTCATCTGTAGGTGATGCCGATCCACTTGATCTCGTAGAAAGAGATGGAATCCCAGACTTGCTTGTATACACGAAGGAGTCCCCACATGAATGCACGCTTGTTGAGGTGAAAATGCCGCCAGAGACATTCGAGCCCACCCAAATCGAGTGGTTCAAGCAATTTCCATTCTTGGATATCCGTGTGGCATGCGTATTTGAAAGCCAGAACCAACGCGATCAATTCATCAGCTCATACACAGTGGAGAAGTTGCTACAAAATGTAGCACAAGAAGCACCTGACCGTCCCGAACTACCGCCCAGTGAACTCCGAGATGTAATTGAACAGGTAGAAGTTGGGGACCGCATTCTCTTCAATGAGCGCCAATCTCCTTACACGGTCGTTAGTACAGATGCGACGCGTTCAACCAATCAGAGAGAGGTGAGTGGAATAGAGGTACAATCACGGAACGGTAATACGTACGTACTTTCTGAGGCTGGTGATTGGTATTGTGGTAACGGGCCTTACTGTCGGTCCTTGTGGTGGGCGGAGTTAATCACCGACTCATAG
- a CDS encoding tyrosine-type recombinase/integrase yields MNGEQHTKATSRSGLEALTPEDAARLWVESRMDELAAATLKLQRFHVDQFTTWLEEENITDMRDVTARTVHSFRLQIKADIAQSTLAQRVSTVRRFLQFCASIDAINPSVPERVELPKRDPQAREEILETEAANEVLNYLRRFAYASREHALLSLTWHAGIRSGTLRGLDVDDVEMTKNRLRIRHRPDEGTPLKNGEYAERYIALSGEVVEILHDYIKQNRTKVNDEYGRKPLFTTKNGRAPVKTLRRWFQTATRPCAYGIECPHNRIPAECDAAQRSVDASDCPSSVSGHPVRRGAITHHLRKDVPEKVVSDRMNVSQDVLSEHYDRRSEDEKTEQRRQYLSNI; encoded by the coding sequence ATGAACGGGGAACAACACACCAAGGCTACATCGAGATCAGGCTTAGAAGCACTCACACCAGAGGATGCAGCACGACTCTGGGTGGAGAGCCGAATGGACGAATTGGCGGCAGCTACCCTCAAGCTGCAACGCTTCCACGTGGATCAGTTCACTACCTGGCTTGAAGAAGAGAACATAACAGACATGCGAGACGTGACTGCGAGAACGGTCCACAGTTTCCGTCTCCAAATTAAAGCCGACATCGCACAAAGTACACTTGCACAGCGTGTGAGCACAGTACGTCGCTTTCTCCAGTTCTGTGCGTCCATCGATGCAATTAATCCGTCTGTTCCAGAGAGAGTGGAACTCCCAAAACGAGATCCACAAGCACGGGAAGAGATACTGGAGACGGAGGCAGCTAACGAGGTTCTCAATTATCTTCGGAGATTCGCATACGCAAGCCGTGAACATGCGTTGCTATCGCTTACATGGCACGCTGGAATTCGTTCAGGTACGCTTCGTGGTTTGGATGTTGATGACGTTGAGATGACGAAGAATCGTCTCAGAATTAGACATCGTCCAGACGAAGGAACACCACTGAAAAATGGCGAATATGCAGAGCGATACATAGCACTTTCTGGCGAGGTGGTCGAAATTCTTCACGACTACATCAAACAGAACCGCACTAAGGTAAACGATGAATACGGACGAAAGCCTCTGTTTACAACCAAGAATGGGCGAGCACCTGTAAAGACACTCCGACGCTGGTTCCAGACCGCTACACGCCCATGTGCCTATGGAATTGAGTGTCCGCACAATCGTATTCCTGCAGAATGTGATGCGGCTCAGCGGTCAGTAGATGCAAGTGATTGTCCGAGTAGCGTCTCAGGTCATCCAGTGCGTCGTGGAGCAATCACACACCACCTCCGAAAAGATGTTCCAGAAAAGGTCGTCAGTGATCGTATGAACGTATCTCAAGACGTACTTTCAGAGCACTACGACCGACGTTCAGAGGACGAAAAGACAGAACAACGACGACAGTATCTTTCGAACATCTAA
- the sufD gene encoding Fe-S cluster assembly protein SufD — MSTQLPASISEETVRTLSDERDEPEWLLETRLEALAALPEIDLPDVIQTPGRRWTNLEQLDFEELAEPLAQREERDLVVPDSDVEVLPFVDALDEYEDVVRDSFGSSIDPKRDYLTALSVALFSSGTLVYVPEGVDAEDVKIRTRMEGRSLFNHTLVVTEESSSVTILERQSSEPYGGEGMRYYSGLVEIDAGENSYVQYGSLQDLSEETYNYTLKRGITDAYSTVNFIEGNLGSRLTRSDIETELNGDSSETKIVGAFFGHNDQHFDVNARVWHQAEHTTADLVTRGVLDDEARSVYEGVQDVGRDAWDTNSYQRENTLMLSDDSEADASPKLIIHNHDTEASHSATVGQVDKEDLFYMTSRGIPTLTARNMLVEGFFVPVLEEIAVDELREDLQEAITARLR, encoded by the coding sequence ATGAGCACACAACTGCCAGCAAGCATCTCCGAAGAGACGGTACGGACGCTCTCCGACGAGCGCGACGAGCCCGAGTGGCTCCTCGAAACGCGATTGGAGGCGCTCGCGGCCCTTCCGGAGATCGACCTCCCGGACGTCATCCAGACGCCCGGGCGCCGGTGGACGAACCTCGAACAGCTCGATTTCGAGGAACTCGCAGAGCCGCTCGCCCAGCGTGAGGAACGCGACCTCGTCGTCCCCGATTCGGACGTAGAGGTCCTCCCGTTCGTCGACGCGCTCGACGAGTACGAGGACGTCGTCCGCGACTCCTTCGGCTCGAGTATCGACCCCAAGCGCGACTACCTGACCGCGCTCTCGGTGGCGCTCTTTTCATCGGGGACGCTCGTGTACGTCCCGGAGGGCGTCGACGCCGAGGACGTGAAGATCAGAACGAGGATGGAGGGACGCTCGCTGTTCAACCACACGCTCGTCGTCACCGAGGAGTCCTCGTCGGTGACGATCCTCGAACGGCAGTCCTCGGAGCCGTACGGCGGCGAGGGGATGCGCTACTACAGCGGCCTCGTCGAAATCGACGCCGGCGAGAACTCCTACGTCCAGTACGGCTCCCTTCAGGACCTCTCCGAGGAGACGTACAACTACACGCTGAAGCGCGGCATCACCGACGCGTACTCCACCGTCAACTTCATCGAGGGGAACCTCGGGTCGCGGCTGACGCGTTCGGACATCGAGACGGAACTCAACGGTGACTCCTCCGAAACCAAGATCGTCGGGGCGTTCTTCGGCCACAACGACCAGCACTTCGACGTCAACGCGCGCGTCTGGCACCAGGCCGAGCACACGACCGCCGACCTCGTGACGCGGGGGGTCCTCGACGACGAGGCCCGCTCCGTGTACGAGGGCGTCCAGGACGTCGGCCGCGATGCGTGGGACACCAACTCCTACCAGCGCGAGAACACGCTGATGCTCTCGGACGACTCCGAGGCGGACGCCTCGCCGAAGCTGATCATCCACAACCACGACACCGAGGCGAGCCACTCCGCGACGGTCGGGCAGGTCGACAAGGAGGACCTGTTCTACATGACCTCGCGCGGGATTCCGACGCTGACGGCGCGGAACATGCTCGTCGAGGGTTTCTTCGTGCCCGTCTTGGAGGAAATCGCGGTCGACGAACTCCGCGAGGACCTCCAGGAAGCGATCACCGCACGACTGCGGTAA
- the sufB gene encoding Fe-S cluster assembly protein SufB: MSSEQDHLKETDTEARFEFKKEQKSSFQADKGLTEETIRVISEDKDEPEWMLQRRLRALEQFQKMPMPTDWPGQPDLSEVDVDKIVPYIRPDVEVRGGVDDWTDLPDDIKDTFDKLGIPEAEKNALSGVGAQYESEVVYQNMQERWEEKGVVFCNMDKAVQEHEDIVREYFMTKCVPPSDNKFAALHGAVWSGGSFVYVPEDVTVEMPVQAYFRMNSEGMGQFEHTLIVAEKGSEVHYIEGCSAPKYSAFNLHSGGVEVFVGEDAHVQYSTVQNWSKNTYNLNTKRAIVEKNGRMEWISGSMGSKATMLYPASILKGRGASDNHITIAFAGKGQNIDTGAKVYHNAPETKSTIESKSISKDGGRTNYRGLVHIADGAHDSSTAVECDALMFDNESTSDTMPYMEINESTVDVAHEATVGKIGDEDVFYLQSRGLDDDDAKQMIVSGFIEPITEELPIEYAVELNRLVELEMEGSLG, from the coding sequence ATGAGCTCCGAACAAGACCACCTGAAAGAGACAGACACCGAAGCCCGCTTCGAGTTCAAGAAGGAGCAGAAGTCCTCCTTCCAGGCCGACAAGGGCCTCACCGAGGAGACGATCCGCGTCATCTCGGAGGACAAGGACGAACCCGAGTGGATGCTGCAGCGCCGCCTCCGCGCGCTGGAGCAGTTCCAGAAGATGCCGATGCCGACCGACTGGCCCGGCCAGCCGGACCTCTCCGAAGTGGACGTCGACAAGATCGTCCCCTACATCCGGCCGGACGTCGAGGTCCGCGGCGGCGTCGACGACTGGACCGACCTCCCCGACGACATCAAGGACACGTTCGACAAGCTGGGCATCCCCGAGGCCGAGAAGAACGCGCTCTCGGGAGTCGGCGCCCAGTACGAGTCCGAGGTCGTCTACCAGAACATGCAGGAACGCTGGGAGGAGAAGGGCGTCGTCTTCTGCAACATGGACAAGGCCGTCCAAGAGCACGAGGACATCGTCCGCGAGTACTTCATGACGAAGTGCGTGCCCCCGAGCGACAACAAGTTCGCCGCGCTGCACGGCGCGGTGTGGTCCGGCGGCTCGTTCGTCTACGTCCCCGAGGACGTGACGGTCGAGATGCCCGTCCAGGCGTACTTCCGCATGAACTCGGAGGGGATGGGCCAGTTCGAACACACGCTCATCGTCGCCGAGAAGGGCTCGGAGGTCCACTACATCGAGGGCTGCTCGGCGCCGAAGTACTCGGCGTTTAACCTCCACTCCGGCGGCGTCGAGGTGTTCGTCGGCGAGGACGCTCACGTCCAGTACTCGACGGTGCAGAACTGGTCGAAGAACACGTACAACCTGAACACCAAGCGCGCCATCGTCGAGAAAAACGGGAGAATGGAGTGGATTTCGGGCTCGATGGGCTCGAAGGCCACCATGCTCTACCCGGCCTCCATCCTGAAAGGCCGCGGCGCGTCGGACAACCACATCACCATCGCGTTCGCCGGCAAGGGCCAGAACATCGACACCGGCGCGAAGGTGTACCACAACGCCCCCGAGACGAAATCGACCATCGAGTCGAAGTCCATCTCGAAGGACGGCGGCCGCACCAACTACAGGGGGCTGGTCCACATCGCCGACGGCGCGCACGACTCCTCGACCGCCGTGGAGTGTGACGCGCTGATGTTCGACAACGAGTCGACGTCGGACACGATGCCGTACATGGAGATCAACGAGTCGACGGTCGACGTCGCCCACGAGGCCACAGTCGGAAAAATCGGCGACGAGGACGTCTTCTACCTCCAGTCGCGGGGACTGGACGACGACGACGCCAAGCAGATGATCGTCTCGGGCTTCATCGAGCCCATCACGGAGGAACTGCCCATCGAGTACGCGGTCGAACTCAACCGTCTGGTGGAACTCGAGATGGAGGGGAGCCTCGGGTAA
- a CDS encoding ABC transporter ATP-binding protein, with the protein MATLEIKNLHAEVAEEDGETILRGVDLEVRSGEIHALMGPNGSGKSTTAKIIAGHPAYEVTDGEILLHLEEGEFGDEIEISEEMRTWNLLELEPNERAALGIFLGFQYPAEIEGVTMTNFLRQALNAKLEEREELFEGDEGEDEEEEAGYDTSPMEGPADDGEIGVAEFQQLLKEKMQLLDMDEKFAQRYLNAGFSGGEKKQNEVLQAAILEPSIAVLDEIDSGLDIDRLQDVSNGINALRDEQGTGILQITHYQRILDYVEPDHVHIMLDGKVVKSGDASLAEELEDKGYDWVREEVYETA; encoded by the coding sequence ATGGCCACACTCGAAATCAAGAACCTCCACGCCGAGGTTGCGGAAGAAGACGGCGAGACGATCCTCCGCGGCGTCGACCTGGAAGTACGCTCCGGGGAGATTCACGCGCTGATGGGTCCGAACGGCTCGGGCAAATCGACGACCGCGAAGATCATCGCCGGGCACCCCGCCTACGAGGTCACCGACGGGGAGATCCTCCTGCACCTCGAAGAGGGCGAGTTCGGCGACGAGATCGAGATCTCCGAGGAGATGCGGACGTGGAACCTCCTGGAACTGGAGCCGAACGAGCGCGCGGCGCTCGGCATCTTCCTCGGCTTCCAGTACCCCGCGGAGATCGAAGGCGTCACCATGACCAACTTCCTCCGACAGGCGCTCAACGCCAAACTCGAAGAGCGCGAGGAACTGTTCGAGGGCGACGAGGGCGAGGACGAAGAGGAAGAAGCCGGCTACGACACCTCGCCGATGGAGGGGCCGGCCGACGACGGCGAGATCGGCGTCGCGGAGTTCCAACAGCTCCTCAAGGAGAAGATGCAGCTTCTCGACATGGACGAGAAGTTCGCCCAGCGGTACCTCAACGCCGGCTTCTCCGGCGGCGAGAAGAAGCAGAACGAGGTGCTGCAGGCGGCCATTCTCGAACCCTCGATCGCCGTCCTCGACGAGATCGACTCCGGGCTGGACATCGACCGCCTGCAGGACGTCTCGAACGGCATCAACGCCCTCCGTGACGAGCAGGGTACCGGCATCCTTCAGATCACCCACTACCAGCGCATCCTCGACTACGTCGAACCCGACCACGTCCACATCATGCTCGACGGCAAGGTCGTCAAGAGCGGCGACGCCTCGCTGGCCGAAGAGCTCGAGGACAAAGGGTACGACTGGGTCCGTGAGGAAGTGTACGAGACAGCGTAA
- a CDS encoding DUF4209 domain-containing protein, with protein sequence MRLTEELESLIENGPQSSRFDIELSSVLRELRQDWGRSPEQIRVEICESETEHPLVSFLVGLSRWIEDREYHHGAEPALDDLREAIDTVIEEDWSSLFPILVIQRIDLLSDLNHESELKAEVKLALFFLVENKESIAIDSVFRILETIAANLNSVSGTPTIGILIDYLEAHAERAITAEDYRNHRKLWRQNLEVRDSEGLDTGPAIAAIIKSYNDELESLKTNEKHSIRATIAKEAITECNEWIDESQRVEWEQEFIEGNKLSIEQMAEITHEPSEEDISELDDAVEGLVKKFRDWKNERNAIFAIKWLLNHNIFAPDIEVARDISEGSIMGFVQRITVSQAGESYSQDESTIEDLPHSYGAMVQFIQSIRQSVYYRLQNRGLLTEGDLFVLFNTLDVLSADTHAYITDFVIHLFEHNHSAAVHIGMTQLEAVIRTLAADSGKSVLSQNEETGELKRRSMAGVLYQVEEELSESWVTYLRYRYGELSGQNLRNQIAHGYLPYPQASWGMSITLLFDILQTFLEFEKAYA encoded by the coding sequence ATGCGCCTCACGGAAGAACTTGAGTCGCTGATTGAAAACGGCCCTCAGAGTTCGAGATTCGATATTGAACTTTCGTCCGTACTTCGTGAGCTACGACAAGACTGGGGACGGTCACCAGAGCAAATTCGAGTCGAAATATGCGAGTCTGAGACGGAGCACCCATTGGTGAGTTTCCTTGTTGGACTATCCAGATGGATTGAGGATAGAGAGTATCACCACGGAGCTGAACCTGCACTTGATGATCTCAGAGAGGCTATCGATACTGTGATTGAAGAGGACTGGAGCAGTCTCTTCCCTATTCTGGTTATACAACGAATTGATCTACTGAGCGACCTCAATCATGAAAGTGAATTAAAAGCCGAGGTCAAACTGGCGCTCTTCTTTCTCGTTGAAAATAAGGAGTCGATAGCCATTGACTCAGTCTTTAGAATTCTTGAGACGATAGCAGCCAATCTGAATTCAGTTTCAGGTACACCCACAATTGGAATACTGATTGATTATCTTGAGGCTCATGCAGAGAGAGCCATCACTGCCGAGGACTACAGAAACCATAGGAAGCTATGGCGGCAGAACTTGGAGGTTCGTGATTCCGAAGGATTGGATACGGGACCTGCGATCGCCGCAATCATCAAATCCTACAATGACGAGCTTGAATCGCTGAAGACAAATGAAAAACATTCCATTCGGGCGACAATAGCTAAAGAAGCTATAACCGAATGTAATGAATGGATTGATGAATCTCAGCGTGTTGAGTGGGAACAGGAATTCATTGAAGGTAATAAATTAAGCATTGAACAGATGGCGGAGATTACACATGAGCCATCGGAGGAAGATATAAGTGAGCTTGATGATGCAGTGGAGGGCCTTGTCAAGAAATTCCGAGACTGGAAAAACGAACGAAACGCTATCTTCGCGATTAAATGGCTTCTCAATCATAATATATTCGCTCCCGATATCGAGGTGGCCAGAGACATATCCGAGGGTAGTATCATGGGCTTTGTCCAGCGAATAACGGTTTCACAAGCTGGTGAATCCTACTCACAGGACGAAAGTACGATAGAAGATTTACCACACAGCTACGGAGCAATGGTCCAATTTATTCAGAGCATTAGACAGTCTGTATACTATCGCCTGCAAAATCGAGGTCTTCTAACAGAAGGTGACCTGTTTGTTCTATTCAATACTTTGGATGTACTTTCAGCAGACACTCACGCTTATATTACAGATTTTGTAATTCACCTGTTTGAACACAATCACTCAGCGGCTGTTCACATCGGTATGACGCAACTTGAAGCTGTTATTCGAACGCTGGCAGCCGATAGCGGAAAGAGTGTTTTGAGCCAAAATGAAGAAACAGGCGAACTGAAACGAAGGTCAATGGCTGGCGTTTTATATCAAGTAGAGGAAGAGCTAAGCGAGTCTTGGGTTACGTATCTCCGATACAGGTACGGGGAGTTGTCTGGGCAGAATCTCCGAAATCAAATCGCCCACGGCTACTTGCCGTACCCACAGGCAAGCTGGGGGATGTCAATCACCCTTCTGTTTGACATTCTCCAGACTTTTTTAGAATTTGAAAAAGCATATGCATGA
- a CDS encoding DNA-directed DNA polymerase, whose product MTQTGLADFSSPSSGAEEGGGGDPVDEAAIAEAVAGNGGPQVTEVVADDHAGYPDADGVVDLMITQVDYTIEGQGRDEYPVIHVFGRTADNTPEHVRVLGFEPYFYAPTESLSDADLDRDVITRTEEGYESIRGEALTKICARTPRDVGQIRDEFDHYEADILFPNRLLIDKDVGNGIRVPERRLESGAIQVPHEEVQPKDVDADLRVNTFDIEVDDRNGFPEDGEEPIVCLTSHDSYDDEYVVWHAVAPEGNGASVDALSGYEPLQEGTDVRVRSFETEAAMLDAFLSYLERTDPDVLTGWNFEDFDAPYLLDRLEVLNPTCEEDLAIGRLSRVNEVWRGGWGGPDVKGRVVFDLLYAYKRTQFTELESYRLDAVGELELDIGKERYSGDIGDLWEQEPERLLEYNLRDVELCVEIDRKQEVIAFWDEVRSFVGCKLEDAPTPGDTVDIYVLHKVHGEFALPSKGTVESEEYEGGAVFEPIVGVKENVTVLDLKSLYPMCMVTINASPETKVDPETYEGETYRAPNGTHFRREPDGIIREMVDELLDEREQKKSLRNDHSPGSEVYEQFDRQQQAVKVIMNSLYGVLGWDRFRLYDKEMGAAITATGREVIQFTERVASGLNYQVAYGDTDSVMLELGPSVSKEEAIEQSFDLEEKINAAYDDFALEELGADEHRFQIEFEKLYRRFFQAGRKKRYAGHIVWKEGKDVDDIDITGFEYKRSDIASVTKEVQRKVIEMIVTGESTDEVKTYLHDIIEEFADGHLSLDDIGVPGGIGKRLSTYETASAHVRGAKYANLLLGTNFGRGSKPKHVYLEKVHPNFWQRVESERPEVTEDPLYMEFKRDPDVICFEYADQVPEEFAVDWDKMLDKTLKGPIARVIEALGMSWDEVKSGQEQTGLGSFT is encoded by the coding sequence ATGACGCAGACGGGACTCGCGGACTTCTCTTCGCCGTCCAGCGGAGCCGAGGAGGGTGGTGGCGGCGACCCGGTCGACGAGGCAGCCATCGCCGAGGCAGTCGCCGGGAACGGCGGGCCGCAGGTGACGGAGGTGGTCGCGGACGACCACGCGGGGTATCCCGACGCCGACGGCGTCGTCGATCTGATGATCACGCAGGTCGACTACACCATCGAGGGACAGGGACGCGACGAGTACCCCGTCATCCACGTGTTCGGGCGCACCGCCGACAACACGCCCGAGCACGTCCGCGTCCTGGGCTTCGAGCCGTACTTCTACGCGCCGACGGAGAGCCTCTCCGACGCGGACCTCGACCGCGACGTCATCACGCGCACCGAGGAGGGTTACGAGAGCATCCGTGGGGAGGCGCTGACCAAAATCTGTGCTCGGACGCCGCGCGACGTCGGGCAGATCCGCGACGAGTTCGACCACTACGAGGCGGACATCCTCTTCCCGAACCGGTTGCTCATCGACAAGGACGTCGGCAACGGCATCCGCGTGCCCGAGCGGCGGCTCGAATCGGGAGCGATCCAGGTGCCGCACGAGGAGGTCCAGCCGAAAGACGTCGATGCCGACCTCCGCGTCAACACCTTCGACATCGAGGTCGACGACCGCAACGGGTTCCCCGAAGACGGCGAGGAACCCATCGTCTGTCTCACCAGCCACGACTCGTACGACGACGAGTACGTCGTCTGGCACGCCGTCGCCCCCGAGGGGAACGGGGCGTCGGTCGACGCGCTCTCGGGGTACGAACCGCTGCAGGAGGGGACAGACGTCCGGGTCCGGTCCTTCGAGACGGAGGCCGCGATGCTCGACGCCTTCCTCTCGTATCTCGAACGGACCGACCCCGACGTTCTGACCGGCTGGAACTTCGAGGACTTCGACGCGCCCTATCTCTTAGACCGCCTCGAAGTACTGAACCCTACTTGCGAGGAGGACCTCGCCATCGGACGGCTCTCGCGCGTGAACGAGGTGTGGCGCGGCGGGTGGGGCGGCCCCGACGTCAAGGGCAGAGTCGTGTTCGACCTGCTGTACGCGTACAAGCGGACGCAGTTCACCGAACTCGAATCCTACCGGCTCGACGCCGTCGGCGAACTCGAACTCGACATCGGGAAGGAGCGTTACTCGGGGGACATCGGCGACCTGTGGGAACAGGAACCGGAGCGGTTGCTTGAGTACAACCTCCGCGACGTGGAACTGTGCGTCGAAATCGACCGGAAGCAGGAGGTCATCGCCTTCTGGGACGAGGTGCGGTCGTTCGTCGGCTGTAAGCTGGAGGACGCGCCCACGCCGGGAGACACCGTCGACATCTACGTCCTGCACAAGGTCCACGGCGAGTTCGCCCTCCCCTCGAAGGGGACGGTCGAGAGCGAGGAGTACGAGGGCGGCGCAGTGTTCGAGCCCATCGTCGGCGTCAAGGAGAACGTCACCGTGCTCGACCTGAAGTCGCTGTACCCGATGTGTATGGTCACCATCAACGCCTCCCCGGAGACGAAAGTCGACCCCGAGACGTACGAGGGAGAGACCTACCGTGCGCCCAACGGGACCCACTTCAGACGGGAACCGGACGGCATCATCCGAGAGATGGTCGACGAACTGCTCGACGAGCGCGAGCAGAAGAAGTCGCTGAGAAACGACCACTCGCCGGGGTCGGAGGTGTACGAACAGTTCGACCGCCAGCAGCAGGCGGTGAAGGTCATCATGAACTCCCTCTACGGGGTGCTGGGCTGGGACCGCTTCCGCCTCTACGACAAGGAGATGGGCGCGGCCATCACCGCGACGGGAAGAGAAGTCATCCAGTTCACCGAGCGAGTGGCGAGTGGGCTGAACTACCAGGTCGCGTACGGAGATACTGACTCCGTCATGCTCGAACTCGGGCCTAGTGTTTCAAAAGAGGAGGCCATCGAGCAGTCGTTCGACCTGGAGGAGAAGATCAACGCCGCGTACGACGACTTCGCGCTGGAGGAGTTGGGTGCGGACGAGCACCGCTTCCAGATCGAGTTCGAGAAACTGTATCGGCGGTTCTTCCAGGCCGGCCGGAAGAAGCGGTACGCCGGCCACATCGTCTGGAAAGAGGGGAAAGACGTCGACGACATCGACATCACGGGCTTCGAGTACAAGCGTTCGGACATCGCGTCGGTGACGAAGGAGGTCCAGCGGAAGGTCATCGAGATGATCGTCACCGGCGAATCGACGGACGAGGTCAAGACGTACCTCCACGACATCATCGAGGAGTTCGCCGACGGCCACCTCTCGCTCGACGACATCGGCGTCCCCGGCGGCATCGGCAAGCGCCTGTCGACGTACGAGACCGCCTCGGCACACGTCCGGGGGGCGAAGTACGCCAACCTCCTTTTGGGGACGAACTTCGGGCGCGGGTCGAAGCCGAAACACGTCTACCTCGAGAAGGTCCACCCGAACTTCTGGCAGCGGGTCGAGTCCGAGCGGCCCGAGGTCACGGAGGACCCACTGTACATGGAGTTCAAACGCGACCCCGACGTCATCTGCTTCGAGTACGCCGACCAGGTGCCCGAGGAGTTCGCGGTCGACTGGGACAAGATGCTCGACAAGACGTTGAAGGGCCCCATCGCGCGCGTCATCGAGGCGCTCGGGATGTCGTGGGACGAGGTAAAGAGCGGCCAGGAGCAGACCGGCCTCGGCTCGTTCACGTGA